A genomic region of Stenotrophomonas sp. NA06056 contains the following coding sequences:
- the folE gene encoding GTP cyclohydrolase I FolE yields the protein MSKNNEKAAPQGDVTQVQAEDAVRTLLRWAGEDPTREGLLDTPRRVAEAYGDWFSGYRDDPRAYMERTFEEVAGYDELIVLRDIEYESHCEHHMAPIIGRVHVGYLPAGKVVGISKLARVVEAYARRFQVQEKMTAQIAQCIQDVLQPVGVGVVVEGAHECMTTRGIHKRGVSMVTSKMLGSFREDARTRAEFLRFIEVGGKR from the coding sequence ATGAGCAAGAACAACGAAAAGGCCGCCCCGCAGGGCGATGTGACCCAGGTCCAGGCCGAGGATGCCGTGCGCACCCTGCTGCGCTGGGCCGGTGAGGACCCGACCCGCGAAGGCCTGCTGGATACCCCGCGCCGCGTGGCCGAAGCCTATGGCGACTGGTTCAGCGGCTACCGCGACGACCCGCGCGCCTACATGGAACGTACCTTCGAGGAAGTGGCCGGCTACGACGAACTGATCGTCCTGCGCGACATCGAATACGAAAGCCACTGCGAGCACCACATGGCGCCGATCATCGGCCGCGTGCACGTCGGCTACCTGCCGGCCGGCAAGGTGGTGGGCATCAGCAAGCTGGCACGCGTGGTCGAAGCCTACGCCCGCCGCTTCCAGGTGCAGGAGAAGATGACCGCGCAGATCGCCCAGTGCATCCAGGATGTGCTGCAGCCGGTCGGTGTCGGCGTCGTCGTCGAAGGCGCCCATGAGTGCATGACCACCCGCGGCATCCACAAGCGGGGCGTAAGCATGGTCACCTCGAAGATGCTGGGCAGCTTCCGCGAAGACGCCCGAACCCGCGCCGAGTTCCTGCGCTTCATCGAAGTGGGCGGCAAGCGCTGA
- a CDS encoding DUF4194 domain-containing protein produces the protein MSWHEDPIDAPHADLAEDAYEAEPVATVAQPRRGNDVYYMGDTGRLPLDARRALCQLLIGPSIDQLRHARLWPALIRSEAGIRSALSDLFLELVLDRDSGVAFTRQADTEDVDAPVLLRTSPLTFIDSVLLLYLRQQLGEADARGNRAVVADAEMAEALAIYEKNLSTDRAGFNRRVASAVQKMKDNHILTRLGGQEDRHEVSPALKLLFSAEDVSQLSAVYRQLRETPAAEA, from the coding sequence ATGAGCTGGCATGAAGATCCCATCGACGCACCGCATGCCGACCTGGCCGAAGACGCTTACGAGGCCGAGCCGGTGGCAACCGTGGCGCAGCCCCGGCGCGGCAACGACGTCTACTACATGGGCGATACCGGCCGCCTGCCGCTGGATGCGCGCCGCGCGCTGTGCCAGCTGCTGATCGGCCCCAGCATCGACCAGCTGCGCCATGCCAGGCTGTGGCCGGCGCTGATCCGCAGCGAAGCCGGGATCCGCTCGGCGCTGTCGGACCTGTTCCTGGAACTGGTGCTTGACCGTGACAGTGGCGTGGCGTTCACCCGCCAGGCCGATACCGAGGACGTCGATGCACCGGTGCTGCTGCGCACGTCGCCGTTGACCTTCATCGATTCGGTACTGCTGCTGTACCTGCGCCAGCAGCTGGGCGAAGCCGATGCACGCGGCAACCGCGCCGTGGTCGCCGACGCCGAAATGGCTGAAGCACTGGCCATCTACGAAAAGAACCTGTCCACCGACCGCGCCGGCTTCAACCGTCGCGTCGCTTCGGCGGTGCAGAAGATGAAGGACAACCACATCCTGACCCGCCTCGGCGGCCAGGAAGACCGCCACGAAGTCTCGCCGGCGTTGAAGCTGCTGTTCTCCGCCGAAGACGTATCCCAGCTTTCGGCGGTGTACCGCCAGCTGCGTGAAACCCCGGCCGCTGAAGCCTGA
- a CDS encoding ATP-binding protein codes for MAISKHTPALFNDGLPDPRLQQFRMRRLQVHNWGTFNGLTEVPIAERGFLFVGRSGSGKSTLLDAMSALLTPPAIVDFNAAAREAERSGRDRNLVSYVRGAWADQQDSGTGEIATQYLRKGATWTALVLEYRAGDGRVVSLVRLLWIAGSSTSAGDVRKHYMIAERPFDIAKDLGGFDLDLRKLKQKLADVHHFDTFSGYAERFRHLLGIDNEMALRLLHKTQSAKNLGDLNVFLRDFMLDTPKTFDAAERLVSDFAELDGAHQAVVTARRQVETLQPAREHYGDLQAMSRRRGDDEALKLGIDSFRESRRQLLIEARLREMDTRDRGLLGEEAQRRAALDNHTERLAELELQRRQQGGERIEELEREQGRAEAERDRRLAKQAQAQDAAQKLQAALPDDAHGFAELIEQAQSELEDRQRASSALDDAISERLGGKRDDERRFSEVRGELEAMQRTPSSIPAPMQKLRARLAEETGISEAALPFVGELIQVRSEEQSWQGAIERVLGGFAQSLLVDDKHYNDVAEWVNRTHLGMRFTYYRVRRNDEAFAREPSAKSLLHKLELRDHVFESWLRRELGKRFDYECVDAKQLRNVDRGITREGQVKHPGDRFEKDDRSAVNDRRRWLLGFSNGDKLAVFEKEAQELAARIAGCDTDIARLRGQRDRDNERRLACHQLAGISWNEIDVAAPQQRLADIEASLHALREGNADLARIAQQIDATRADIEQARRTYEDTRVERGQLVRERDRLDRARQQSRALVLPNLGEAQEAGLAERLQEQGPLSLETLEAHMRQVSNALNEQLSSSQQDVNRVENLLLGCFRRFIQQWPEESGDFTVSVASAEDFLARLERLERDGLPQHEERFFDLLQNQSKNNLLALQRHSAEARKSIGQRLDEVNASLEQVPFNRGTLLTIELNDRRLPEVLEFHHQLREVLSQQQTEQRDVAETQFTVLRQLVNRLGSQEGEDKRWREVVLDVRLHVEFIGVELDVETRQQVEIYRSGAGKSGGQRQKLATTCLAAALRYQLGGADSQLPSYAAVVLDEAFDKADNEFTALAMNIFDNFGFQMVVATPLKSVMTLEPFIGGACFVEISGRHDSGVLLIEYDEEGKRLKLPERSRQQADEPEEAEA; via the coding sequence ATGGCCATTTCCAAGCACACTCCCGCCCTGTTCAACGACGGCCTGCCGGACCCGCGTCTGCAGCAGTTCCGCATGCGTCGCCTGCAGGTGCACAACTGGGGCACCTTCAACGGCTTGACCGAAGTGCCGATCGCCGAGCGCGGCTTCCTGTTCGTCGGCCGCTCCGGCTCGGGCAAGTCGACCCTGCTCGATGCGATGTCCGCACTGCTGACACCTCCGGCCATCGTCGACTTCAACGCCGCCGCGCGTGAAGCCGAGCGCAGCGGCCGCGACCGCAACCTGGTGTCCTACGTGCGTGGCGCGTGGGCCGATCAGCAGGACAGTGGCACCGGTGAAATCGCCACCCAGTACCTGCGCAAGGGCGCGACCTGGACCGCGCTGGTGCTGGAGTACCGCGCCGGTGATGGCCGCGTGGTCAGCTTGGTACGCCTGCTCTGGATTGCCGGCAGCAGCACCTCCGCCGGTGACGTCCGCAAGCACTACATGATCGCCGAGCGCCCGTTCGACATCGCCAAGGACCTCGGCGGCTTCGACCTGGACCTGCGCAAGCTCAAGCAGAAACTGGCTGACGTCCACCACTTCGATACGTTCTCCGGCTACGCCGAACGCTTCCGCCACCTGCTCGGCATCGACAACGAGATGGCGCTGCGCCTGCTGCACAAGACGCAGTCCGCGAAGAACCTGGGCGACCTCAACGTCTTCCTGCGCGACTTCATGCTCGACACGCCGAAGACCTTTGACGCCGCCGAACGGCTGGTCAGTGATTTCGCCGAACTCGATGGCGCGCACCAGGCCGTGGTCACGGCACGGCGCCAGGTCGAAACCCTGCAGCCGGCGCGTGAGCATTACGGCGACCTGCAGGCGATGAGCCGCCGTCGCGGCGACGACGAAGCGCTCAAGCTCGGCATCGACAGCTTCCGCGAAAGCCGCCGCCAGTTGTTGATCGAAGCGCGCCTGCGCGAGATGGATACGCGCGATCGTGGCCTGCTGGGGGAAGAAGCACAGCGTCGTGCGGCGCTGGACAACCACACCGAACGCCTGGCTGAGCTGGAACTGCAGCGCCGTCAGCAGGGCGGTGAGCGCATCGAGGAACTGGAACGCGAGCAGGGCCGCGCCGAAGCCGAGCGCGACCGCCGCCTGGCCAAGCAGGCGCAGGCGCAGGACGCCGCACAGAAGCTGCAGGCAGCGTTGCCCGACGATGCACATGGCTTTGCCGAGCTGATCGAGCAGGCGCAATCCGAACTGGAAGACCGTCAGCGCGCTTCGAGCGCCCTGGACGATGCCATCAGTGAACGGCTTGGCGGCAAGCGTGATGACGAGCGACGCTTCTCTGAAGTACGCGGTGAACTGGAGGCGATGCAGCGCACGCCCTCCAGCATTCCCGCGCCGATGCAGAAGCTGCGTGCGCGCTTGGCGGAAGAAACCGGCATCTCCGAAGCGGCCTTGCCGTTCGTCGGCGAACTGATCCAGGTCCGTTCGGAGGAGCAGAGCTGGCAGGGTGCGATCGAGCGTGTGCTCGGTGGTTTCGCGCAGTCACTGCTGGTCGATGACAAACACTACAACGACGTCGCCGAATGGGTGAACCGCACCCATCTGGGCATGCGTTTCACCTACTACCGCGTGCGTCGCAACGACGAGGCGTTCGCTCGCGAACCGTCCGCAAAGTCACTGCTGCACAAGCTGGAACTGCGCGACCACGTGTTCGAAAGCTGGCTGCGCCGCGAGCTGGGCAAGCGCTTCGACTACGAGTGCGTGGATGCCAAGCAGCTGCGCAACGTCGACCGCGGCATCACCCGCGAAGGCCAGGTCAAGCATCCGGGCGACCGCTTCGAGAAGGACGATCGCAGTGCGGTGAACGATCGCCGTCGCTGGCTGCTGGGCTTCAGCAACGGCGACAAGCTCGCCGTTTTCGAGAAGGAAGCGCAGGAGCTGGCCGCCCGTATCGCCGGCTGCGATACCGACATCGCGCGCCTGCGCGGCCAGCGTGACCGCGACAACGAACGTCGCCTGGCCTGCCACCAGTTGGCCGGCATCAGCTGGAACGAAATCGACGTCGCCGCGCCGCAACAGCGCCTGGCCGACATCGAGGCCAGCCTGCACGCCCTGCGCGAAGGCAACGCCGACCTGGCCAGGATCGCCCAGCAGATCGACGCCACCCGCGCCGATATCGAGCAGGCTCGCCGCACCTATGAAGACACCCGCGTCGAGCGCGGCCAGCTGGTGCGCGAACGCGACCGCCTGGACCGTGCCCGGCAGCAGAGCCGTGCGTTGGTGCTGCCCAACCTGGGTGAAGCGCAGGAAGCCGGCCTGGCCGAACGCCTGCAGGAGCAGGGCCCGCTCAGCCTGGAAACGCTGGAAGCGCACATGCGCCAGGTCAGCAACGCGCTGAACGAACAGCTGTCGTCTTCGCAGCAGGACGTCAACCGTGTCGAGAACCTGCTGTTGGGCTGCTTCCGCCGCTTCATCCAGCAGTGGCCGGAAGAATCGGGCGACTTCACCGTGTCGGTGGCCTCGGCCGAGGATTTCCTGGCCCGCCTCGAACGCCTTGAACGCGATGGCCTGCCGCAGCACGAAGAACGCTTCTTCGACCTGCTGCAGAACCAGAGCAAGAACAACCTGCTCGCGCTGCAGCGGCACAGCGCCGAGGCCCGCAAGTCGATCGGCCAGCGCCTGGACGAAGTCAACGCCAGCCTGGAGCAGGTGCCGTTCAACCGTGGCACCCTGCTGACCATCGAGCTGAACGACCGGCGCCTGCCGGAAGTGCTGGAGTTCCACCACCAGCTGCGCGAAGTGTTGTCGCAGCAGCAGACCGAGCAGCGCGACGTCGCCGAAACGCAGTTCACCGTCCTGCGCCAGCTGGTCAACCGTCTGGGTTCTCAGGAAGGTGAAGACAAGCGCTGGCGCGAGGTGGTGCTGGACGTACGCCTGCACGTGGAGTTCATTGGCGTGGAACTGGATGTGGAGACGCGCCAGCAGGTCGAAATCTACCGCAGCGGCGCCGGCAAGTCCGGTGGCCAGCGGCAGAAGCTGGCCACCACCTGCCTGGCGGCAGCACTGCGCTACCAGCTCGGCGGTGCCGACAGCCAGCTGCCCAGCTATGCCGCGGTCGTGCTCGACGAAGCCTTCGACAAGGCCGACAACGAGTTCACCGCGCTGGCGATGAACATCTTCGACAACTTCGGTTTCCAGATGGTGGTCGCCACCCCGCTGAAATCGGTGATGACGCTGGAGCCGTTCATCGGCGGCGCCTGCTTCGTCGAGATCAGCGGCCGCCACGATTCGGGCGTGCTGCTCATCGAGTACGACGAAGAAGGCAAGCGCCTGAAGCTGCCGGAGCGCAGCCGCCAGCAGGCCGACGAACCGGAAGAAGCCGAGGCCTGA
- a CDS encoding DUF3375 domain-containing protein has translation MKHRERITRYRHLREQPQWKLLAADHAPEIIGLLQGLLMDGDRTLPASVLNERLQRALDQLNGDELSRDLPRTAQAYVAHWLAQGWLERRLPEGADQEQYELSTQALQAIRFADSMEQARVAATESRLALVIEQLSQLAAQTEADPDARLSALRDERDRIDAEIARVGAGRVTALDGKRALERTRQIIGLADELTEDFRRVRDDFEQLNRDFRERIIDDEGERGDVLSKLFEGVDVIGESDAGRSFQAFWRLLNDAEQSAQLDAALETLLARGFARRLDRNERNFLRGFTSTMLERGGQVHDVLQNFARSLRGFVQSRGYLEQRRLNQLLKQAQSEALALRDDFPAQRAIGRDLQLTTSRLRSWSQWKLHDPRSAQVDGNVEYNDAASISLESVGDLVASSEIDFRTLRRDLHDLLDAQPKLSIAQALSQREAPQGLGSVIGYLSLGTRFGSVIAGEQELAEWRGGDGQIRRARIPLVWFTQERRHELA, from the coding sequence ATGAAGCATCGCGAACGCATCACCCGTTACCGCCACCTGCGTGAACAGCCACAATGGAAGCTGCTCGCCGCCGACCATGCACCGGAAATCATCGGCCTGCTGCAGGGCCTGCTGATGGACGGCGATCGCACGTTGCCTGCCTCGGTCCTCAACGAGCGCCTGCAACGCGCGCTGGACCAGCTCAACGGTGACGAGTTGTCGCGCGACTTGCCGCGGACCGCGCAGGCCTACGTCGCCCATTGGTTGGCGCAGGGCTGGCTGGAACGCCGGTTGCCCGAAGGCGCCGACCAGGAGCAGTACGAGCTCTCGACCCAGGCGCTGCAGGCGATCCGCTTCGCCGACAGCATGGAGCAGGCCCGCGTGGCCGCCACCGAAAGCCGCCTGGCATTGGTCATCGAGCAGCTGTCGCAGCTGGCCGCGCAGACCGAGGCCGATCCGGACGCGCGCCTGTCCGCACTGCGCGACGAGCGCGACCGCATCGATGCCGAGATCGCCCGTGTCGGTGCCGGCCGCGTGACCGCGCTGGATGGCAAGCGCGCGCTGGAACGTACGCGGCAGATCATCGGCCTGGCCGACGAACTGACCGAAGACTTCCGCCGCGTGCGCGACGACTTCGAACAGCTCAACCGTGATTTCCGCGAACGCATCATCGATGACGAGGGCGAGCGCGGCGACGTGCTGTCCAAGCTGTTCGAAGGCGTGGACGTGATCGGCGAGAGCGACGCGGGCCGCAGCTTCCAGGCGTTCTGGCGCCTGCTCAACGACGCCGAACAGAGCGCCCAGCTCGATGCTGCGCTGGAAACGCTGCTGGCCCGTGGCTTCGCCCGACGGCTGGATCGCAACGAGCGCAATTTCCTGCGCGGCTTCACCAGCACCATGCTCGAGCGTGGTGGCCAGGTGCATGACGTGCTGCAGAACTTCGCGCGCAGCCTGCGCGGTTTCGTGCAGAGCCGAGGCTACCTGGAACAGCGCCGCCTCAACCAGCTGTTGAAACAGGCGCAGTCCGAAGCACTGGCGTTGCGCGATGACTTCCCTGCGCAGCGCGCCATCGGCCGCGACCTGCAGCTGACCACCAGCCGCCTGCGCTCGTGGTCGCAGTGGAAGCTGCACGACCCGCGCAGCGCCCAGGTCGATGGCAACGTTGAATACAACGATGCGGCCAGCATCAGCCTGGAAAGCGTGGGCGACCTGGTGGCCTCGTCAGAAATCGATTTCCGTACCCTGCGCCGCGATCTGCACGACCTGCTCGATGCGCAGCCGAAACTCAGCATTGCCCAGGCCCTGTCGCAGCGCGAAGCGCCACAGGGACTGGGCAGTGTCATCGGCTACCTCTCGCTGGGCACGCGCTTTGGCAGCGTGATCGCCGGCGAACAGGAGCTTGCCGAATGGCGTGGTGGCGACGGCCAGATCCGTCGTGCCCGCATCCCGCTGGTTTGGTTCACCCAGGAGAGACGCCATGAGCTGGCATGA